A region of the Spirochaetota bacterium genome:
ACGGATACCGGTATCGCCTATATCGTTATCGCGTTCCTTAACAGCGCGGTCATCGTGTATAAACATTGGGGCGCGCTCAAGGCGCCCTTCAAGCTTCGTCCGTGGGGAACGAAGCCGTTCTCAACGGAGAACGGTTCCGTTCATAAATAACAGGAGATCCTATGCTGAACATCCTCATCATTCTGCTCTACGTCTTTCTCGGCATTCTTATCATGTTCCTTGCGATCGAGATGATGAACATCGTCATCATTCGCCGGCTCGGGAAATTCCCCCGGGCAAAGGACAGGTCGCTCGTATCAGTATGCATTCCCGCACGCGATGAGGAGAAGAATATCGGCGCCTGTCTTGATCTCTTTCTCGCGCAGGATTACAAGAATTATGAGGTGCTTGTTATCGATGATAATTCGAGCGACAGTACATGGAAGATAATAAGCGGCTACGCGAAGAAGCATAAACGTATCCGTGCCTTTAAAGGGAAGCCGCTCCCGCAGGGGTGGACGGGAAAATGCTTCGCCTGCCATCAGCTTTCGCAGCATGCGAAGGGCGAGATGCTGTTCTTTACGGATGCCGACACACGGCCCATGCCGACGCTCCTGTCCGCTACGGTCGACGGAATGGTCTCAATGAAGGCTGATTTCATCACCGGTATACCGCATGAGGATGCGGTCACGTTCGGTGAGAAGATAGTCATGCCGCTCATGCCGATGGGCATCATGCTTTTCCTTCCGATACTGCTCGCGGAAAAGCTCCCGACATCGATGCTCGCCATATCCTGCGGACAGTTCCTGTTCTTCCGCCGCTCCTGCTATGACGCTATCGGCGGCCACACCGCGGTGCATGATGTCGCTGTCGAGGATGTCGATCTCGGCAAGCGCGTGAAGGCTTCCGGGCTCGAGTGGCGCTTTGTCGACTGCACGGCACAGCATTCCTGCCGCATGTATACGAGCTTTCTCGATGCGGTCGCCGGGCTTTCGCGTTCGGTGTTCGGCGGGATGGGCTACAGCGTTGCGACGCTCGCGTTCATGGTCATTTCGTTCGCTGGCATGTTCTGCCTTCCGGTCATAACGCTTCCGCTGTCGGTGTGGGTGTTCCAGTCCGCGCCGCTCTACTATCTGTCGCTTATCATCCTCGGACTTTCGCTTCTCTCGTGGGGCGGCCCGATAATTCGCTTCGGCATGCCGTGGTATCTCACGCTTCTCTTTCCGGTGACGGCAGCGGTTGCGGTGTTCGTGTTCATCCGCTCGACGGTGCTTTCGATCACCGGGAAGCTTGAGTGGAAAGGGCGTCCGCTCATCAAGCATAGCTTTCATCTTTAAGATCTCATGCACAGTGCAGTGATGCCGACGCCGAAGCTTGAGAACGACTTCTACGATTGGTATGCCAGACATGAGGAAAAAAAGACGCTGGTGAAGGTTCATCGGTACGATCTCATCTTCATCGGTGACTCAATAACACATCTGTTCGAGGGACATATTGCATTCAAGAGCCACGGTGCCGCCGTGTGGGCGGAATATTACGGGAAGCGGAATGCGCTCAATCTCGGATTCGGATGGGATCGCACGCAGAACGTGCTTTGGCGTCTTGCGAACGGTGAATTCGAAGGGCAGACGCCGAAGCTTGCCGTTCTCCTTATCGGCACCAATAATCTCAGTACGACACCGAACGCGCATGCGAATACGCCGTCCGAGATATGCGATGGCATCGGTGCGATAACCGCGTTCATGAAAGAGCGTTCCGTATCGACGCATGTCCTCGTGACAGGGCTCTTGCCGCGGCATACACCGGACAGCCCATACCGAAGCACGATAGCTGAGATCAATCGCATACTGCAAGACCGGTTCGCAAAAGAGCATGGATTTTCATACATCGATATCGGCAGCCGATTCATCGGCGAGCGCAATGAGATCATCGCCGAGCGCATGCCGGACCTTACGCACCCGTCGGAGAGCGGCTATCGGGAGTGGGCGGAAGCGATAGAAACGATCGTTGAGGCGCATGTCCCGCGGAAGGGCTGATCGCCGCGTCTATTTCCCCGAAAGCGCGAATTTCCTGAACACATACGGATATTTCATCTCGCCGATGCCCGGCGTGAGCCCCATCCAGTAGGCGCGCCCTGTGCCGTCGTTGTCGTTGATGATGAAATTAAAGCCGAACATCCTGCCCGCGGTCGGGCGAAGCGGGGAGAGTTCGCTCCAGGGAAGAGCGAGCTGATACACGGTGTAATCCCCCTGCGTTCGTATATCGATCTTCGCTCCTTTCACCGGACCTTGCGGTAATTCTTTGGGGCCGGCATGCCGGTATACGGCCGGACCGCTCTTCGTCAACGCGATGCTGAACTCATGGTCATTGCCGTCATAACCGACCTTTTTCTCGACGGCGTCGTTCTTCGCATCGAAGGAGAGCTGTATCGAGTCGCCCTTCCAGACATCGCCCCCCGACCACTCCTGACAGAACATGTTGTCTCGGACATTCGCGGCGAAATAGAAATACTGTTCATCCCATGCGGTGTACGCAACGGCACTCAGGTTCTCGGGGGTCTTC
Encoded here:
- a CDS encoding glycosyltransferase; the protein is MLNILIILLYVFLGILIMFLAIEMMNIVIIRRLGKFPRAKDRSLVSVCIPARDEEKNIGACLDLFLAQDYKNYEVLVIDDNSSDSTWKIISGYAKKHKRIRAFKGKPLPQGWTGKCFACHQLSQHAKGEMLFFTDADTRPMPTLLSATVDGMVSMKADFITGIPHEDAVTFGEKIVMPLMPMGIMLFLPILLAEKLPTSMLAISCGQFLFFRRSCYDAIGGHTAVHDVAVEDVDLGKRVKASGLEWRFVDCTAQHSCRMYTSFLDAVAGLSRSVFGGMGYSVATLAFMVISFAGMFCLPVITLPLSVWVFQSAPLYYLSLIILGLSLLSWGGPIIRFGMPWYLTLLFPVTAAVAVFVFIRSTVLSITGKLEWKGRPLIKHSFHL
- a CDS encoding GDSL-type esterase/lipase family protein; translated protein: MPTPKLENDFYDWYARHEEKKTLVKVHRYDLIFIGDSITHLFEGHIAFKSHGAAVWAEYYGKRNALNLGFGWDRTQNVLWRLANGEFEGQTPKLAVLLIGTNNLSTTPNAHANTPSEICDGIGAITAFMKERSVSTHVLVTGLLPRHTPDSPYRSTIAEINRILQDRFAKEHGFSYIDIGSRFIGERNEIIAERMPDLTHPSESGYREWAEAIETIVEAHVPRKG